One part of the Streptomyces sp. NBC_00286 genome encodes these proteins:
- the fdxA gene encoding ferredoxin, whose amino-acid sequence MTYVIAQPCVDVKDKACIEECPVDCIYEGSRSLYIHPDECVDCGACEPVCPVEAIFYEDDTPEEWKDYYKANVEFFDELGSPGGASKLGLIERDHPFIAALPPQNQ is encoded by the coding sequence GTGACCTACGTCATCGCGCAGCCTTGTGTCGACGTCAAGGACAAGGCGTGCATCGAGGAGTGCCCGGTCGACTGCATCTACGAGGGCTCCAGGTCCTTGTACATCCACCCGGACGAATGCGTCGACTGCGGAGCCTGCGAACCGGTCTGCCCGGTCGAGGCGATCTTCTATGAGGACGACACTCCCGAAGAGTGGAAGGACTACTACAAGGCGAACGTCGAGTTCTTCGACGAGCTCGGCTCGCCCGGCGGCGCCAGCAAGCTCGGCCTGATCGAGCGCGACCACCCCTTCATCGCAGCGCTGCCGCCGCAGAACCAGTAA